AGAGATACCAGCTCATGGAGAGCCCGGCCTGTCCGCCACCCACGATAATGACGGGAATGCTTTTTTCGTTCTGTGTCATGGTCGTTCTTTTCGTCTCAACAACTGAAAGACAGGACGCGCACCTGCGCATCGGGTCGATTAAGGAAGGGCGCACCGGCCTGTCGAATGGCGTGCAGCTGGCCAAGGGCGCGGCTGCACGGGAAGCCGTAGCGGGCGCGAACCCGCTCACTGGCCTCTGTCAGGGCAGTATCCGCCTTTTCAAGAAACTCCCTGACCGGATAATCCTGACCAGGCGTGAAATGGTCCCTTATGACCAGTGATGGGGAGTAGCAGTCGGTCTCCTTCCCATCGGGCCAGCGCACACGAAAAGTCATTTCGGGCATGGTTATAAAACTCCGGAAACAGGGGCATCGGCAT
The Acetobacter oryzoeni genome window above contains:
- a CDS encoding MSMEG_0570 family nitrogen starvation response protein; translation: MPEMTFRVRWPDGKETDCYSPSLVIRDHFTPGQDYPVREFLEKADTALTEASERVRARYGFPCSRALGQLHAIRQAGAPFLNRPDAQVRVLSFSC